From Thermus albus, one genomic window encodes:
- the minD gene encoding septum site-determining protein MinD: MKAKAVVVTSGKGGVGKTTTTANLGMALAKLGEKVAVVDVDVGLRNLDVVMGLEGRVVFDLIDVLEGKAKVRQALIRDKRVENLFLLPASQTRDKEALDPGRFKELVQYLLQEEGFDRVLIDSPAGIEKGFQTAATPAEGALVVVNPEVSSVRDADRIIGLLEAREIRENFLVINRLRPKMVARGDMLSVEDVVEILGLKPIGIIPEDEQVLVSTNQGEPLVLKGTSPAAQAYMDTARRILGEEVPFRSLEDSQGLLSVIRRLFGGR, translated from the coding sequence GTGAAAGCGAAAGCCGTTGTGGTGACTTCGGGCAAAGGGGGGGTGGGGAAGACCACCACCACCGCCAACTTAGGGATGGCCTTGGCCAAACTGGGGGAGAAGGTGGCGGTGGTGGATGTGGACGTGGGCCTCAGGAACCTGGATGTGGTCATGGGCCTCGAGGGGCGGGTGGTCTTTGACCTCATTGACGTCCTGGAGGGCAAGGCCAAGGTACGGCAGGCTTTGATCCGGGACAAGCGCGTGGAGAACCTCTTCCTCCTTCCCGCCTCCCAGACGAGGGACAAGGAGGCCCTGGATCCCGGCCGCTTCAAGGAGCTCGTCCAATATCTCCTCCAAGAGGAGGGCTTTGACCGGGTGCTCATCGACTCTCCCGCCGGCATTGAGAAGGGCTTCCAGACCGCCGCCACCCCCGCGGAAGGGGCCTTGGTGGTGGTGAACCCCGAGGTCAGCAGCGTGCGGGATGCCGACCGCATCATCGGCCTCCTGGAGGCCCGGGAGATCCGGGAAAACTTCCTGGTCATCAACCGCCTGAGGCCAAAGATGGTGGCCCGGGGGGATATGCTTTCCGTGGAGGACGTGGTGGAGATCCTGGGCCTTAAGCCCATCGGCATCATCCCCGAGGACGAGCAGGTCCTCGTCTCCACCAACCAGGGGGAACCCTTGGTCCTCAAGGGGACAAGCCCCGCCGCCCAGGCTTACATGGACACCGCCCGCCGCATCCTTGGAGAGGAGGTTCCCTTCCGCAGCCTGGAGGATAGCCAGGGGCTGTTGTCGGTGATCCGGCGGCTCTTCGGAGGTCGCTGA
- the minE gene encoding cell division topological specificity factor MinE produces the protein MWWRRRSKDKAKERLKLVLAYDRAKLSPGLVENLKRDLLEVLRRYFPAQDEGLSVALEERGERVVLIADIPLK, from the coding sequence ATGTGGTGGCGCAGGCGGAGCAAGGATAAGGCCAAGGAGCGGCTCAAGCTGGTCCTGGCCTACGACCGGGCCAAGCTTTCCCCGGGCCTGGTGGAGAACCTGAAGCGGGACCTTTTGGAGGTGTTGCGCCGTTACTTCCCCGCCCAGGATGAGGGGCTTAGCGTGGCCTTGGAGGAACGGGGCGAGCGGGTGGTTTTGATTGCGGACATCCCGTTAAAGTAG
- a CDS encoding AMP-binding protein, translating into MARKRSLSTVQAALRILAYLAEHPEGVEVKEVARLLGKSLSTAYALLNSLAEEGFAVKTERGYRLGQTKPLRVETTPLEEALEELYLRTRERCYLALLTPEGVRLKTRGRQGQPHPLGDTLPEEVHALALGKVLLAYGALPLPPLRPKTPYTLTDPLALEAELARIRESGLAAEMEEYALGLSALAAPLFGPEGGLLGALGVVVPARRFPFAFGRLARALSEVAQVSAHLRPPEPPSLAPPPLEPVPLVEVVEPPRPLKEEANLRDYAAAYRAGLEDPEAFFGGFAREFFWETPWKKAWDPESRRWFLGGHTNAALNALDRHLPAKAQQVALLTLNGEGQLAKWTYWELLDLSSRLAGVFQALGVRRGDRVALYLPTGAEAALSLLALARIGAIHVALPVGLGPEALRERLLQSQARMLVAADGYFRRGQLIPLRPVVEAALSGLELPVLWHTRGTTEFLERASEGKPVEAVAVPAQHPLFILYTSGSTGKPKGVVHGHGGYMVGVGWALRYLFDLKPGEVFHTTADLFWVVGHSFGLYAPLFLGGTSLLVEDRPDHPSPAAFYERLKRLGVDVLLTSPTVLRTLRRHGEARPTSLRLVGSVGEALAPEVWRWTRENLAWPLDNWWQTELGAPALATPLTLPAKPGFVGVPLPGVEARVVDGEGRVLPPGAKGHLVLLRTGPAHMVDLLGGESPWKGELFWTGDLATWDEEGYFRILGRSEEVIKAGEARLGTAEVEAAALTHPQVAEAAAIGIPGEEGEEIVVFVVPRKEVPEELKALLAEKLKAHLLRHLGPVPPPRILFTERLPRTRSGKILRRLLKAELLGLEPGDVSVLEEEYGGTKAS; encoded by the coding sequence ATGGCCAGGAAGAGAAGCCTCTCCACGGTCCAAGCGGCCTTGCGCATCCTGGCCTACCTGGCCGAGCACCCAGAAGGGGTGGAGGTGAAGGAGGTGGCCCGCCTCCTGGGGAAAAGCCTCTCCACCGCCTACGCTCTCCTGAACAGCCTGGCGGAGGAAGGCTTCGCCGTGAAAACGGAACGCGGGTACCGGTTGGGCCAGACCAAACCCTTGCGGGTGGAAACCACCCCTTTGGAGGAAGCCCTGGAGGAGCTCTACCTGCGCACCCGGGAACGGTGTTACCTGGCCCTCCTGACCCCGGAAGGGGTCCGGCTCAAGACCCGGGGACGGCAGGGGCAACCCCACCCCTTAGGGGACACCCTGCCGGAGGAGGTCCATGCCCTGGCCTTGGGCAAGGTCCTCTTGGCCTACGGGGCCTTGCCCTTGCCCCCTTTGCGCCCCAAAACCCCCTACACCCTGACCGACCCCTTGGCCCTCGAGGCGGAACTCGCCCGCATCCGGGAATCGGGGCTGGCAGCGGAAATGGAGGAGTACGCCCTAGGGCTTTCCGCCCTGGCCGCCCCCCTTTTTGGACCCGAGGGCGGGCTTCTAGGGGCCCTGGGAGTGGTGGTGCCCGCCAGGCGTTTTCCCTTTGCCTTCGGCCGCCTGGCCCGCGCCCTTTCCGAGGTGGCCCAGGTTTCCGCCCACCTGCGCCCCCCCGAGCCTCCGAGCCTAGCCCCTCCCCCCTTGGAACCCGTCCCCCTGGTGGAGGTGGTGGAGCCCCCACGCCCCCTTAAGGAAGAGGCCAACCTACGGGACTATGCCGCCGCTTACCGGGCGGGCCTCGAGGACCCCGAGGCCTTCTTCGGGGGCTTCGCCCGGGAGTTTTTTTGGGAAACTCCCTGGAAAAAGGCCTGGGATCCGGAAAGCCGGCGCTGGTTTCTGGGCGGGCACACCAATGCCGCCCTCAACGCCTTGGACCGGCACCTGCCCGCTAAGGCCCAGCAGGTGGCCCTCCTCACCCTGAACGGGGAAGGGCAGTTGGCCAAGTGGACCTACTGGGAGCTCTTAGACCTTTCCAGCCGCCTAGCCGGGGTCTTCCAGGCCCTGGGCGTGAGGCGGGGTGACCGGGTGGCCCTCTACCTGCCCACCGGCGCGGAAGCGGCCCTAAGCCTTCTTGCCCTGGCCCGGATAGGGGCCATCCACGTGGCCCTGCCTGTAGGCCTGGGCCCAGAGGCCCTTAGGGAGCGGCTTTTGCAAAGCCAGGCCCGGATGCTTGTCGCCGCCGACGGCTACTTCCGCCGGGGCCAGCTCATCCCCTTAAGACCCGTGGTGGAGGCCGCCCTTTCCGGCCTGGAGCTGCCGGTGCTCTGGCATACCCGGGGCACCACGGAGTTTTTGGAACGGGCCTCGGAGGGAAAACCCGTGGAGGCCGTAGCCGTCCCTGCCCAACACCCCCTTTTCATCCTCTACACCTCAGGTTCCACCGGAAAGCCCAAGGGCGTGGTCCACGGCCACGGGGGGTACATGGTGGGCGTGGGATGGGCCTTGCGCTACCTCTTTGACCTGAAGCCAGGGGAGGTCTTCCATACCACCGCTGACCTCTTCTGGGTGGTGGGGCATTCCTTCGGCCTCTACGCGCCCCTTTTCCTAGGGGGCACCAGCCTCCTGGTGGAGGACCGGCCCGACCACCCCAGCCCCGCCGCCTTTTACGAGCGGCTAAAGCGCCTAGGGGTGGACGTGCTCCTCACCTCCCCCACGGTGCTCCGCACCCTGCGCCGCCACGGGGAGGCCCGGCCCACCTCCTTGCGCCTGGTGGGCAGCGTGGGGGAAGCCCTGGCCCCGGAGGTGTGGCGCTGGACCCGGGAGAACCTGGCCTGGCCCCTGGACAACTGGTGGCAGACGGAACTGGGAGCCCCGGCCCTGGCCACCCCCCTAACCCTTCCCGCCAAGCCGGGCTTCGTGGGGGTGCCGCTACCGGGGGTGGAGGCCCGGGTGGTGGATGGCGAAGGTCGGGTCCTGCCCCCTGGGGCCAAGGGGCACCTGGTCCTTCTCCGCACTGGCCCGGCCCACATGGTAGACCTCCTGGGAGGGGAAAGCCCATGGAAAGGGGAACTCTTTTGGACCGGGGACCTGGCCACCTGGGACGAGGAAGGCTACTTCCGCATCCTGGGCCGCTCGGAGGAGGTCATCAAGGCGGGGGAGGCCAGGCTGGGCACCGCGGAGGTGGAGGCGGCCGCCCTCACCCACCCCCAGGTGGCGGAGGCTGCCGCCATCGGCATACCCGGGGAAGAGGGGGAGGAGATCGTGGTCTTCGTGGTACCCAGGAAGGAGGTGCCGGAGGAACTTAAGGCCCTCTTGGCAGAAAAGCTCAAGGCCCACCTCCTAAGGCACCTGGGCCCCGTGCCCCCACCCCGGATCCTTTTCACGGAGCGCTTGCCCCGGACCCGAAGCGGGAAGATCCTGAGGCGCCTTTTAAAGGCGGAGCTTTTGGGGTTGGAACCGGGGGATGTATCGGTTTTGGAGGAGGAGTATGGCGGTACAAAAGCTTCTTAA
- a CDS encoding nuclear transport factor 2 family protein gives MEGEAELWQFLERHLESIYQGDPEGYRATTHEELSLYEWFVTPHRLDGLPFHLYMTERRWATGGKPYRLDLLERRLQRYGDVAIFSYTLLLTVEEEGGLRHRAVNESRVAVRFPEGWKVVHVHKSPAQ, from the coding sequence GTGGAGGGCGAGGCGGAACTTTGGCAGTTTCTGGAGAGGCATCTTGAGAGCATCTACCAAGGAGACCCCGAGGGCTACCGGGCCACCACCCATGAGGAGCTTTCCCTATACGAGTGGTTCGTGACCCCGCACCGGTTGGACGGGCTTCCCTTCCACCTTTACATGACCGAGCGCCGCTGGGCTACGGGAGGCAAGCCCTACCGCCTGGACCTTTTGGAAAGGCGCCTGCAGCGCTACGGGGACGTGGCCATCTTCAGCTACACCCTGCTGCTTACCGTGGAGGAGGAAGGAGGCCTAAGGCACCGGGCGGTGAACGAAAGCCGGGTGGCCGTGCGCTTCCCCGAGGGCTGGAAGGTGGTGCACGTGCACAAGAGCCCGGCCCAGTAG
- a CDS encoding winged helix-turn-helix transcriptional regulator: MALSKNTRKVLKVLARRGAPEVLLALSRGTSRFSDLGTHLGLSPRTLAERLRELHLLGFVQRQAYAEVPPRVEYVLTPRGKRVLEFLDALDEILEAVQEGKR; this comes from the coding sequence ATGGCCCTCTCCAAGAACACCCGGAAGGTGCTTAAGGTGCTGGCCCGGCGCGGAGCCCCCGAGGTGCTTTTGGCCCTAAGCCGCGGTACCTCCCGCTTTTCCGATTTGGGCACCCACCTGGGCCTTTCCCCCCGCACCCTGGCGGAGCGGCTTCGGGAGCTCCACCTCCTGGGGTTCGTCCAGCGGCAGGCCTACGCGGAGGTGCCGCCCCGGGTAGAATATGTCCTGACCCCGCGGGGTAAGCGGGTTTTGGAATTTTTGGACGCATTGGACGAGATATTGGAGGCCGTGCAGGAGGGCAAAAGGTGA
- a CDS encoding ABC transporter permease, translating into MNEAATPWQRFLRVLVTVGPGGTWLLLFVLIPTLLVLLASFLTRGPYGELTGPWGLHNYVRLVQPVYLEAFAQSLLVGVLATLLSALMGYPLAFYIARHPRRDLLLFLLLLPFLTNFLIRVYAWLVLLQREGLVNAFLGAFGLGPFTFYPSFFAVLLATVYTFLPFFVLPVYASVERLDWQLLEAAYDLGAKPFRAFLHAVLPQTYPGLFAGSVLVFIPAMGTFVVADLLGAGRVVLIGNLIQQQFGLTRDWAFGAALSVFLMGFVLLALYLYARLRGERGLDELV; encoded by the coding sequence ATGAATGAGGCGGCTACCCCCTGGCAGCGGTTTTTGCGGGTCCTGGTGACGGTGGGCCCCGGGGGGACTTGGCTCCTGCTCTTTGTCCTCATCCCCACCCTTTTGGTGCTCTTGGCCTCCTTCCTCACCCGGGGGCCTTATGGCGAACTTACGGGGCCTTGGGGGTTGCATAACTACGTCCGGCTGGTGCAGCCCGTCTACCTCGAGGCCTTTGCCCAAAGCCTTTTGGTGGGCGTTCTGGCCACCCTCCTTTCTGCCCTCATGGGCTATCCCCTGGCCTTCTACATCGCCCGCCATCCCCGGCGGGACCTCCTCCTCTTCCTCCTCCTTTTGCCCTTTCTCACCAACTTCCTCATCCGGGTCTACGCCTGGCTGGTCCTCCTGCAGCGGGAGGGGCTGGTCAACGCCTTTTTGGGGGCCTTCGGCCTGGGGCCTTTTACCTTCTACCCCTCCTTTTTTGCGGTTCTCCTGGCCACGGTCTACACCTTTTTGCCCTTTTTCGTCCTGCCGGTCTACGCCAGCGTGGAACGCTTGGACTGGCAGCTTCTGGAGGCGGCCTACGACCTGGGGGCCAAGCCTTTTAGGGCCTTCCTGCACGCGGTTCTGCCCCAGACCTACCCTGGGCTTTTTGCGGGAAGTGTGCTGGTTTTCATCCCCGCCATGGGCACCTTCGTGGTGGCGGACCTCTTGGGGGCAGGCAGGGTGGTCTTGATCGGCAACCTCATCCAGCAACAGTTTGGCCTTACCCGGGACTGGGCCTTTGGGGCGGCCCTTAGCGTCTTCCTCATGGGGTTTGTGCTCCTGGCCCTTTACCTTTACGCCCGGCTTCGGGGGGAAAGGGGGTTGGACGAGCTGGTATGA
- a CDS encoding ABC transporter ATP-binding protein: protein MAGEALVRLLGVRKAYGKVVALDGVDLEVQKGEFFSLLGPSGCGKTTLLRLLAGFDTPDAGRIEIAGRDVSRVPPYDRPVNTVFQNYALFPHMTVEGNVAFGLRMKGLPSEAIRKKVAWALELVDLLGLEGRYPRELSGGQKQRVALARALVLEPQVLLLDEPLSALDLKLRQELRVELMQLQRRLGTTFIFVTHDQEEALVMSDRIAVMRSGRIEQVGLPDEVYERPKNRFVADFLGRSNLLPARPHPQGAETPLGVLRLREPLSREAHLVIRPEKIRLYPVGNGVVERQNLVRARVEEIVYTGAENQYYLRAGEVRLLAYTLNQDLQEPGAEEFAYGEEVLCYLPPENLVVLHE, encoded by the coding sequence GTGGCCGGGGAAGCGCTGGTACGCCTTTTGGGGGTGCGGAAGGCTTACGGGAAGGTGGTAGCCCTGGATGGCGTGGACCTCGAGGTGCAAAAGGGCGAGTTCTTTAGCCTCCTGGGGCCCTCGGGTTGCGGGAAGACCACCCTGTTGCGGCTTTTGGCCGGGTTTGATACCCCGGATGCCGGCCGCATAGAGATCGCAGGCCGGGACGTCTCCCGGGTTCCCCCCTACGACCGGCCCGTGAACACCGTCTTCCAGAACTACGCCCTCTTCCCCCACATGACCGTGGAGGGGAACGTGGCCTTCGGCCTGCGCATGAAGGGCCTGCCTTCCGAGGCCATCCGCAAGAAGGTGGCCTGGGCCTTGGAGCTGGTGGACCTTTTGGGCCTGGAAGGGCGCTATCCCCGGGAGCTATCGGGAGGGCAAAAGCAGCGGGTGGCCCTGGCCCGGGCCCTGGTGCTGGAACCCCAGGTGCTCCTTCTGGACGAACCCCTTTCCGCCTTGGACCTAAAGCTCCGCCAGGAGCTCCGGGTGGAGCTCATGCAGCTTCAGCGGAGGCTCGGCACCACCTTCATCTTCGTCACCCACGATCAGGAAGAGGCCTTGGTCATGTCCGACCGCATTGCGGTGATGCGCTCGGGCAGGATTGAGCAGGTGGGCTTGCCCGACGAGGTCTATGAAAGGCCCAAAAACCGCTTCGTGGCGGATTTCCTGGGCCGCTCCAACCTCCTCCCCGCCAGGCCCCACCCCCAAGGGGCCGAAACCCCCTTGGGGGTGTTGCGCCTAAGGGAGCCCCTTTCCCGGGAGGCCCATCTGGTGATCCGCCCGGAGAAGATAAGGCTTTACCCGGTGGGAAATGGGGTGGTGGAGCGGCAGAACCTGGTGCGGGCCAGGGTGGAGGAGATCGTCTACACGGGGGCGGAAAACCAGTACTACCTGCGAGCCGGGGAGGTGCGGCTCCTGGCCTACACCCTAAACCAGGACTTGCAGGAACCAGGGGCGGAGGAGTTCGCCTACGGGGAGGAGGTTCTTTGCTATCTACCCCCGGAGAACCTGGTGGTGCTCCATGAATGA
- a CDS encoding acyl-CoA mutase large subunit family protein — translation MEGLFESLPEGYREKLGRPGEYPYTRGIYPRMYLDRLWTMRQYAGFSTAEESNARYRYLLSQGQTGLSVAFDLPTQLGLDPDHPMSVGEVGWVGVSIATLEDMKKLFTGIPLDQVSTSMTINAPAMMLLALYLLVAEEQGVPWEKVSGTVQNDILKEYFARGTYIYPPGPSMRLVTDIFEFCARHVPRFNTISISGYHIREAGSTAAQEIAFTLADGKAYVKAALDRGLRVDEFAPRLSFFFAAHGDIFEEAAKFRAARRLWARIMREEFKAQDPRSWALRFHTQTGGSTLTAQEPLNNVVRTAYQALAAVLGGTQSLHTNAYDEALGLPTEKSALLALRTQQILAYESGVTRAIDPLGGSFYVEHLTDQLEAEAERLIREIDALGGAVAAVEAGYFQRAIEESAWRFQKEVEEGRRIIVGVNRFADPQSPLNEPTPVQRIDPALHERRKRELAAFKAQRDGESVRIGLENLRRAAKGSENLFPYVLEAFRRRATLGEVCGVLREEWGEYQPGR, via the coding sequence ATGGAAGGCCTCTTTGAGTCCCTGCCGGAGGGTTACCGGGAAAAGCTGGGCCGCCCCGGGGAGTATCCCTACACCCGGGGCATCTACCCGCGGATGTACCTGGACAGGCTTTGGACCATGCGCCAGTATGCGGGCTTCTCCACCGCCGAGGAGTCCAATGCCCGCTACCGATACCTACTTTCCCAGGGCCAGACAGGCCTAAGCGTGGCCTTTGACCTGCCCACCCAGCTGGGCCTAGACCCCGACCACCCCATGAGCGTGGGGGAGGTGGGGTGGGTAGGGGTGTCCATCGCCACCCTGGAAGACATGAAAAAGCTCTTTACGGGCATCCCCCTGGACCAGGTTTCCACCAGCATGACCATCAACGCCCCCGCCATGATGCTCCTGGCCCTTTACCTCCTGGTGGCGGAGGAACAAGGGGTCCCCTGGGAAAAGGTCTCCGGCACCGTGCAAAACGACATCCTCAAGGAGTACTTCGCCCGGGGCACCTACATCTACCCCCCGGGGCCTTCCATGCGTCTGGTAACGGATATCTTTGAGTTCTGCGCCCGGCACGTTCCCCGTTTCAACACCATTTCCATCTCCGGCTACCACATCCGGGAAGCTGGCTCCACCGCCGCCCAGGAGATCGCCTTCACCCTGGCGGACGGCAAGGCCTACGTGAAGGCGGCCTTAGACCGGGGCCTTAGGGTGGACGAGTTCGCCCCCCGGCTCTCCTTCTTTTTCGCGGCCCACGGGGACATCTTTGAAGAAGCCGCCAAGTTCCGGGCGGCCAGGAGGCTTTGGGCCCGCATCATGCGGGAGGAGTTTAAGGCCCAGGACCCGAGAAGCTGGGCCCTCCGCTTCCACACCCAGACCGGGGGCTCCACCCTTACCGCCCAAGAGCCCCTAAACAACGTGGTGCGCACCGCCTACCAGGCCCTGGCCGCGGTCTTGGGCGGCACGCAGAGCCTCCACACCAACGCCTACGACGAGGCCCTGGGCCTGCCCACGGAGAAAAGCGCCCTTTTGGCCTTGCGCACCCAGCAGATCCTGGCCTACGAAAGCGGGGTCACCCGGGCCATAGACCCCCTGGGAGGGAGCTTCTACGTGGAGCACCTCACGGACCAGCTGGAGGCCGAGGCGGAAAGGCTCATCCGGGAGATCGACGCCCTGGGGGGGGCGGTGGCGGCGGTGGAAGCCGGGTACTTCCAGCGGGCCATAGAGGAGTCCGCCTGGCGGTTCCAGAAGGAGGTGGAGGAAGGCCGGCGCATCATCGTGGGGGTGAACCGCTTCGCCGATCCCCAAAGCCCCCTCAACGAGCCCACCCCCGTGCAGCGCATAGACCCCGCGCTCCACGAGAGGCGCAAGCGGGAACTGGCCGCATTCAAGGCCCAGCGGGACGGGGAAAGCGTGCGGATCGGCCTGGAAAACCTGCGCCGTGCGGCAAAAGGAAGCGAGAACCTATTCCCCTACGTGCTGGAAGCCTTCCGCCGCCGGGCCACCCTGGGGGAGGTCTGCGGGGTGCTAAGGGAGGAGTGGGGGGAGTACCAGCCGGGGAGGTGA
- the rodA gene encoding rod shape-determining protein RodA — MVLRRPNLLAYDWGLILLALTLSALGMVNLRSASPDPSLLSRQLLALLLGLLLAVGVQFLSRRTVFALAYPLYALSLLLLALVLGLGREINGAKAWFVLGPVQFQPLELAKLGLILALARLLESREVRRVWDYFLPGLLTAPVLALLLLQPDLGGSLVVLFGAFTVLFVRGLPWKHILVGFLALVLLVPTVVWPNLKPYQRERVLIVLDPYRDPLGQGFQVIQSTIAIGSGGLFGKGYGQGTQTQLGFVPFRHTDFVFAVWAEEWGFVGVAALLALYGLLLLRILGVALECPRLSDRLFVAGVGGMLGFQVVVNLGVALGMMPVTGLTLPLFSYGGSSLVATLFSLGLILLVHRDRAVP; from the coding sequence ATGGTCCTAAGGCGCCCCAACCTCCTGGCCTACGATTGGGGGCTGATCCTCCTGGCCCTCACCCTCTCCGCCCTGGGGATGGTTAACTTACGTAGCGCATCCCCCGATCCCAGCCTTCTTTCCCGGCAACTTTTGGCTTTGTTGCTTGGCCTCCTCCTGGCCGTGGGGGTACAGTTCCTCTCCCGGCGCACGGTGTTCGCCTTGGCCTACCCCTTGTATGCCCTTTCCCTACTCCTTTTGGCGTTGGTCTTGGGCTTGGGCCGGGAGATCAACGGGGCCAAGGCCTGGTTCGTGCTGGGGCCCGTGCAGTTCCAGCCCCTGGAGCTGGCCAAGCTGGGCCTCATCCTGGCCTTGGCCCGGCTTTTGGAGTCGCGGGAGGTGCGCCGGGTGTGGGACTACTTCCTGCCGGGCCTGTTGACGGCTCCCGTGCTGGCCCTCCTCCTCCTGCAGCCGGACCTGGGGGGTAGCCTGGTGGTCCTTTTTGGCGCCTTCACCGTGCTCTTCGTGCGGGGGTTGCCCTGGAAGCACATCTTGGTGGGCTTTCTCGCCCTGGTTCTCCTGGTGCCCACCGTGGTCTGGCCGAACCTCAAGCCCTACCAGCGGGAGCGGGTCCTCATCGTTTTGGATCCCTACCGGGACCCCCTGGGCCAGGGCTTCCAGGTGATCCAGTCCACCATCGCCATCGGCTCGGGAGGGCTTTTCGGCAAGGGGTATGGCCAGGGCACCCAGACCCAGCTGGGCTTTGTCCCCTTTCGCCACACGGACTTCGTCTTCGCCGTGTGGGCCGAGGAGTGGGGGTTTGTGGGGGTGGCGGCCTTATTGGCCCTTTATGGGCTTCTTCTCCTGCGTATCCTGGGTGTGGCCCTGGAGTGCCCCCGCCTATCCGACCGCCTCTTTGTCGCCGGGGTGGGGGGGATGCTGGGCTTCCAAGTGGTGGTGAACCTGGGGGTGGCCCTGGGGATGATGCCGGTAACGGGCCTAACCTTGCCTCTTTTCTCTTATGGGGGCTCCAGCCTGGTGGCCACGCTTTTCTCCTTGGGCTTGATCCTCCTGGTGCACCGGGACCGGGCGGTGCCTTGA
- the acs gene encoding acetate--CoA ligase, whose protein sequence is MDRIEGVLKEERVFYPSEAFRQQAHIRSEEEYQRLYEESLKDPEGFWGRVASELHWFEPWQKVLEGDLPHAKWFVGGKTNLSYNALDRHVKTWRRNKAALIWEGEPGEERVLTYHDLWREVQKFANVLKRLGVKKGDRVTIYLPMIPEAAIAMLACTRIGAVHSVVFGGFSSGALADRIKDAEAKVLITADGGYRRGQIVPLKQNADEALREVSSVEHVVVVRRTGEEVPWTPGRDHWWHELMEAASDRAEAEPMEAEEPLFILYTSGSTGKPKGVLHTLGGYMTYVYLTTKLVFDLKDEDLYWCTADVGWITGHSYVVYGPLLNGATTVMYEGAPNWPEPDRFWQIVDKYGVNILYTAPTAIRAFMKWGEGWPLRHRLDSLRLLGTVGEPINPEAWLWYYQVIGKGRCPIVDTWWQTETGGIMISTLPGVHPMKPGHAGKPFFGVSPEILDSHHQPVEKPDEGGHLCITRPWPSMLRTVWGDPERFLQQYFSQHPGSYFTGDGARRDKEGYYLILGRVDDVLNVAGHRLGTMEIESALVSHPAVAEAAVVGRPDPLKGEAIVAFVTLKEGHAPSEALRDELKAHVAKVIGPIARPDEVRFTEALPKTRSGKIMRRLLRQIAAGEKEIKGDTSTLEDRSVVERLKEGA, encoded by the coding sequence ATGGACCGGATAGAGGGCGTTCTCAAGGAGGAGCGGGTCTTTTACCCCAGCGAGGCCTTCCGGCAACAGGCCCACATAAGGAGCGAGGAGGAGTACCAGCGCCTGTATGAGGAGAGCCTAAAGGACCCTGAGGGTTTTTGGGGACGGGTGGCCTCGGAGCTCCACTGGTTTGAACCCTGGCAGAAGGTTCTGGAGGGGGACCTGCCCCATGCCAAGTGGTTCGTGGGCGGCAAGACCAACCTTTCCTATAACGCCCTGGACCGCCATGTAAAGACCTGGCGTCGCAACAAGGCGGCCCTTATCTGGGAAGGGGAGCCGGGGGAGGAAAGGGTTTTGACCTACCACGACCTCTGGCGGGAGGTGCAGAAGTTCGCCAACGTGCTGAAACGCCTAGGGGTCAAGAAAGGAGACCGGGTCACCATCTACCTGCCCATGATCCCCGAGGCCGCCATCGCCATGCTGGCCTGCACCCGCATCGGGGCGGTCCACTCCGTGGTCTTCGGTGGCTTCTCCAGCGGGGCCTTGGCCGACCGCATCAAGGATGCCGAGGCCAAGGTGCTCATCACCGCCGATGGCGGTTACCGCCGAGGCCAGATCGTCCCCCTCAAGCAGAATGCGGACGAAGCCCTTAGGGAAGTTTCCAGCGTGGAGCACGTGGTGGTGGTGCGCCGCACGGGGGAGGAGGTGCCCTGGACCCCAGGCCGGGACCACTGGTGGCACGAGCTCATGGAGGCGGCCTCAGACCGGGCCGAGGCCGAGCCCATGGAGGCGGAGGAGCCCCTTTTCATCCTCTACACCTCGGGTTCCACGGGCAAGCCCAAGGGGGTCCTCCACACCCTGGGCGGGTACATGACCTATGTCTACCTCACCACCAAGCTGGTCTTTGACCTGAAGGACGAGGACCTGTACTGGTGCACCGCCGATGTGGGCTGGATCACCGGCCACTCCTACGTGGTCTACGGGCCCCTCTTGAACGGGGCCACCACGGTGATGTACGAGGGGGCCCCCAACTGGCCCGAGCCCGACCGCTTCTGGCAGATCGTGGACAAGTACGGGGTGAACATCCTCTATACCGCCCCCACCGCCATCCGGGCCTTCATGAAATGGGGGGAAGGCTGGCCCCTTAGGCACCGGTTGGACTCCCTGCGCCTTTTGGGTACCGTGGGGGAGCCCATCAACCCCGAGGCCTGGCTTTGGTACTACCAGGTGATCGGCAAGGGACGCTGCCCCATCGTGGACACCTGGTGGCAGACGGAGACCGGGGGCATCATGATCTCCACCCTGCCCGGGGTCCATCCCATGAAGCCCGGGCATGCGGGGAAGCCTTTCTTTGGAGTAAGCCCAGAGATTTTGGATTCCCACCACCAGCCGGTGGAGAAACCCGATGAGGGCGGGCATCTTTGCATCACCCGCCCTTGGCCCAGCATGCTGCGCACCGTCTGGGGGGACCCGGAGCGCTTCCTGCAACAGTACTTCAGCCAGCACCCGGGCAGCTACTTCACCGGGGATGGGGCTAGGCGGGATAAGGAGGGGTACTACCTCATCCTGGGCCGGGTGGATGACGTCCTGAACGTGGCCGGGCACCGCCTAGGCACCATGGAGATCGAGTCCGCTTTGGTCTCCCACCCCGCGGTGGCCGAGGCGGCGGTGGTGGGCCGGCCCGACCCCTTGAAGGGGGAGGCCATCGTGGCCTTCGTGACCCTGAAGGAGGGGCACGCTCCCTCCGAGGCCTTGCGGGACGAGCTCAAGGCCCACGTGGCCAAGGTGATCGGGCCCATCGCCCGCCCCGACGAGGTGCGCTTCACCGAGGCCCTGCCCAAGACCCGCTCCGGCAAGATCATGCGCCGCCTCTTAAGGCAGATCGCCGCCGGGGAGAAGGAGATCAAGGGGGATACCTCCACCCTCGAGGACCGCTCCGTGGTGGAGCGCCTCAAGGAAGGGGCCTAG